Below is a window of Streptomyces sp. ITFR-16 DNA.
CGTCGATGTGCTGTGCCACAGCCCCGACAACCCCTTCGCCGAAGAGATAGCCGTCTACGACAAGGCACTGGGCGAGGCGGGCCTGCCGCCCGTCCCCGTCTACGCCTACATGCCGGGCCTGACCGGCGACGTCGCCCCGGTCGCGGGCTTCGACTACGACGCGCTGCACTTCCTGCGCCGCGCCTATCTGCTCCAGCTCAGCGGTCTCGCCGTCACCCCGGTCGACGCCCTGGGCGGGGACTACGAACAGCTGCTGGAGATGTTCGAGCCGACCGCCCGGCAGTCCCATCTGGTCTGGCACTACGACCACGCGGGCGCGTACGTCCCCCTGGACTTCCCGCACCCGCTCGCCACCGACGACCTCCTGGAGGGCGGCGGCCCGCTCGGCTCGGCGCACGGACTGCTGCGGGAGCTGGAGTTCGTCGCCCCGTCCATCGGCATCGACCCGGCCAACCCGCCGGCCGCCCCGCTGCCGCCCGCCGCGCCCACCTCGCTGGAGGAGCCGGCGAGCCCGATCCCCTACGACGACAACCCGTTCGCCCGGGAGCGCCACGTCTGGCTCGGCCTGCACGCCGCGGTCACCCGCAGCCTCGCCCAGGGCTCAATGATCATCTTCAGCTGACGCCGGCCCGGCGCCCCCGCCCGCGGCAGGTCACCGCGGGGACTCCGGGGGCCGCTGCCGCGGCATGTTCGGCCGGCCCATCGACTGCAGCGGGAACCGCCCCGGCACCGCCCCGGGCTCGGGGCGCCCGCCGCCCGAACCGCCGGAGACCAGCGCCTGCATCCCCATCGGCGCGGGCCCGGCCCGGAACTCCACCATCCAGTCCGCGGTCTCCGACCGTACGAGCTCGGTGATGTCCTCCGAGAAGCGCCGCAGCACCCCCAGACACCGCTCGGCCGCCTCGCTCGCCGTCCCCTCGGCCGGGCCGAGCACCTCGCGCACGCACTCCGAGGCCCAGTCGAACTGGAGCACCTGGAGCCGCCGCTGCACCGCCTGGGCCGTGGCGAGATTCCTTATCCAGCCCGAGGTCAGACCGAAGTACCGGTCGCACGCCATGCACGCGGCGCCCAGCAGCAGCGAGAGATACCCCCAGCCGGCCGCGCCGTGCAGCGCGCCCGTCAGATCGAGCAGCGGCAGCGCGGCGCCCGCGACCGCGCCGACCGCGGTCCCGATCCGCAGCACCCGGGCCCCGAGCCGCTTCCACACCCGGTCGTTCAGATACCAGTCGGCGGTGCGCAGCGCGTCCGCCTCGACCCAGCGGTACAGCTCGTCGAGCCGCTGGGCGGGCTCGCCCCAGTCG
It encodes the following:
- a CDS encoding SLATT domain-containing protein: MQPEVPPRNESGAPGPAGAAAPSGKGSGAAGRDGRGRDLTGTPFPLGDWGEPAQRLDELYRWVEADALRTADWYLNDRVWKRLGARVLRIGTAVGAVAGAALPLLDLTGALHGAAGWGYLSLLLGAACMACDRYFGLTSGWIRNLATAQAVQRRLQVLQFDWASECVREVLGPAEGTASEAAERCLGVLRRFSEDITELVRSETADWMVEFRAGPAPMGMQALVSGGSGGGRPEPGAVPGRFPLQSMGRPNMPRQRPPESPR